The following are encoded together in the Lepidochelys kempii isolate rLepKem1 chromosome 7, rLepKem1.hap2, whole genome shotgun sequence genome:
- the LOC140914590 gene encoding uncharacterized protein, translated as MFLPQRASNVLVYISQMHGGANIPLTGDLCNVTMITHTFHLLTCPDAMVRNITESALQDAIKKRITRTPSNQYVLTYLSGLLEGEFGRDGRLCFTLDSCLQCYTTGLDYMSGCHWMWCNELQELGDLVPQVKNTDHTIITPRARPMLERTLKDATCCQYVENLKRKLDQGKAFEVTCKCDVSNHFLPEGSFTQFADWRFIHRAQLNCVPLNRAVCHGNQD; from the coding sequence aTGTTTCTTCCTCAGAGAGCCAGCAATGTATTGGTGTACATCTCGCAAATGCATGGTGGCGCCAACATCCCTCTAACAGGTGATCTGTGCAACGTTACCATGATCACTCACACCTTCCACCTTCTGACGTGCCCGGATGCCATGGTGAGGAACATCACGGAGAGTGCTCTGCAGGATGCCATCAAGAAGCGAATCACCAGGACCCCTTCCAACCAATATGTCCTCACCTACCTGAGCGGCTTGCTGGAAGGTGAATTTGGAAGAGACGGGAGACTTTGCTTCACTCTGGACTCGTGCCTGCAATGCTACACGACTGGACTGGACTACATGAGTGGCTGCCACTGGATGTGGTGCAATGAACTCCAGGAGCTTGGAGACCTGGTGCCACAGGTGAAGAATACAGATCACACTATCATCACTCCAAGAGCTAGacccatgctggagaggaccctgaaggatgccaCCTGCTGCCAATACGTGGAAAACCTGAAAAGGAAGTTGGACCAGGGCAAGGCATTTGAGGTGACGTGCAAGTGTGATgtcagcaaccacttcctccccgAGGGCAGCTTCACCCAATTTGCTGACTGGAGGTTCATCCACAGGGCCCAGCTCAACTGCGTGCCACTGAACAGAGCCGTCTGCCACGGGAATCAGGACTAG